The Pseudomonas fluorescens genome includes a window with the following:
- the atuD gene encoding citronellyl-CoA dehydrogenase: MIFTPEHEALRRTVRQFVEHDINPYVDEWEKAGRFPIHEVFRKAGELGLLGISKPAAFGGMGLDYSYSIVAAEEFGTIHCGGVPMSIGVQTDMCTPALARFGSDELREAFLRPAIRGEQVGCIGVSEVGAGSDVAGLKTTARKDGDDYVISGSKMWITNAPSADFICLLANTSDDKPHVNKSLIMVPMHSPGISLGQHLDKLGMRSSETAQVFFDDVRVPQRNRIGQEGAGFMMQMLQFQEERLFGAANMLKGLEHCIDSTIEYCKERKTFGAPLIDNQVIHFRLAELASEIECLRALVYQATEQYINGQDVTRLASMAKLKAGRLARETTDSCLQYWGGMGFMWDNPVARAYRDVRLVSIGAGADEIMLGIICKLMGILPGKKN; the protein is encoded by the coding sequence ATGATCTTCACCCCGGAACACGAAGCACTGCGGCGCACCGTTCGCCAGTTTGTCGAGCATGACATCAACCCTTACGTCGACGAATGGGAGAAAGCCGGGCGTTTTCCCATCCACGAGGTTTTCCGCAAGGCCGGCGAGCTGGGCCTGCTGGGCATTTCCAAACCAGCGGCCTTCGGCGGCATGGGCCTGGACTACAGCTATTCGATCGTCGCGGCCGAGGAATTCGGCACCATTCATTGCGGCGGCGTGCCCATGTCCATCGGCGTGCAGACCGACATGTGCACCCCGGCCCTGGCCCGCTTCGGCTCCGATGAGTTGCGTGAAGCCTTCCTGCGCCCGGCCATCCGCGGCGAACAGGTGGGCTGCATCGGCGTCTCGGAGGTGGGCGCCGGCTCCGACGTCGCCGGCCTCAAGACCACCGCGCGCAAGGACGGCGACGACTACGTCATCAGTGGCAGCAAGATGTGGATCACCAATGCGCCAAGCGCTGACTTCATCTGCCTGTTGGCGAATACCTCGGACGACAAGCCCCACGTCAACAAATCGCTGATCATGGTGCCGATGCACAGCCCCGGCATCAGCCTTGGCCAGCACCTGGACAAACTCGGCATGCGCAGCTCGGAAACCGCCCAGGTGTTTTTCGACGACGTGCGGGTGCCACAACGCAATCGCATCGGCCAGGAGGGCGCCGGGTTCATGATGCAGATGCTGCAATTCCAGGAAGAACGCCTGTTCGGCGCGGCCAACATGCTCAAGGGCCTGGAGCATTGCATCGACAGCACCATCGAGTACTGCAAGGAACGCAAGACCTTCGGCGCGCCCCTGATCGACAACCAGGTGATCCACTTTCGCCTGGCGGAACTGGCCAGCGAGATCGAATGCCTGCGGGCGCTGGTCTACCAGGCCACCGAGCAGTACATCAACGGCCAGGACGTCACGCGACTGGCGTCGATGGCCAAGCTCAAGGCCGGACGCCTGGCCCGGGAAACCACCGACAGTTGCCTGCAATACTGGGGCGGCATGGGCTTCATGTGGGACAACCCGGTCGCCCGGGCCTATCGCGACGTGCGGCTGGTGTCCATCGGTGCCGGTGCGGACGAGATCATGCTGGGCATCATCTGCAAACTCATGGGGATTTTGCCGGGAAAGAAAAACTGA
- a CDS encoding acetyl/propionyl/methylcrotonyl-CoA carboxylase subunit alpha — MPAFSKILIANRGEIACRIQRTAQALGYRTVAVFSEADADALHVRMADEAVLIGPAAAQQSYLNPSAILDAARRCGADAIHPGYGFLSENAGFAKACEAADIVFIGPSPEAIDLMGSKRRAKIAMIEAGVPCIAGYQGAAQDDDTLQREAGRIGYPLMIKASAGGGGRGMRLVQRAEDLLEQLRGARSEALHGFGSDELILEQALIDPRHVEVQIFGDHHGQLIHLGERDCSIQRRHQKVIEEAPCPVMTTDLRRAMGDAALKAARAVNYVGAGTVEFLLAADGRFYFLEMNTRLQVEHPVTELITGLDLVAWQLDVAAGRSLPLRQEQVTLSGHAMQVRLYAEDPAADFLPQTGRLIGWEPPSQDGVRIDHGLLEGQAITPFYDSMLGKLIVHGATREEARRKLLRAVEDCVLLGVQSNQRLLTGLLAHPRFIDGDFGNGFIGQHFADHAALRPLEPSAEQLAIATAAFYQASQARHAQGLGGWRNSIGVVLHYRIGVGEHDWTLSLVAEADGTFNIRSAGRLIELRLLDAAPHGATLVIDGIRRRHAWRLDGNDLWLFTCPGGLHLQDRTLAPIAAKTSASDGTLKAPMDGAIVELRVREGSTVHQGQLLMVLEAMKMEHPLKAGVDGVVTHLQVARGDQVKKRQVLLRVETAH, encoded by the coding sequence ATGCCCGCCTTCAGCAAAATCCTCATCGCCAACCGCGGCGAAATCGCCTGTCGCATCCAGCGCACCGCCCAAGCCCTGGGTTATCGCACGGTAGCGGTGTTCAGCGAGGCTGACGCCGACGCGCTGCATGTGCGCATGGCCGATGAAGCGGTGTTGATCGGCCCAGCCGCGGCGCAGCAGTCCTACCTCAACCCCTCGGCCATTCTCGATGCAGCCCGGCGCTGCGGAGCCGATGCGATCCATCCCGGCTACGGCTTCCTTTCGGAAAATGCCGGGTTCGCCAAGGCCTGCGAAGCGGCCGACATCGTGTTCATCGGCCCCAGCCCCGAGGCCATCGACCTGATGGGCAGCAAGCGCCGGGCAAAAATCGCCATGATTGAAGCCGGCGTTCCCTGCATCGCCGGTTACCAGGGCGCCGCCCAGGACGACGACACGCTGCAGCGCGAAGCCGGGCGTATCGGCTACCCGTTGATGATCAAGGCCAGCGCCGGCGGCGGAGGTCGAGGCATGCGCCTGGTCCAGCGGGCCGAGGACCTGCTGGAGCAGTTGCGCGGCGCGCGCTCGGAGGCCCTGCACGGTTTTGGCAGCGACGAGTTGATCCTCGAACAGGCGTTGATCGATCCGCGGCATGTGGAAGTGCAGATCTTCGGCGACCATCACGGTCAGCTGATCCACCTGGGCGAACGGGACTGCTCGATCCAGCGGCGCCACCAGAAAGTCATCGAGGAAGCGCCCTGCCCGGTCATGACCACCGACCTGCGCCGGGCCATGGGTGACGCGGCACTCAAGGCCGCACGCGCAGTGAATTATGTCGGGGCCGGGACCGTGGAGTTCCTGCTCGCTGCGGACGGTCGGTTTTACTTCCTGGAGATGAACACGCGCCTGCAGGTCGAACACCCAGTCACCGAGTTGATCACCGGCCTGGATCTGGTGGCCTGGCAATTGGACGTCGCCGCCGGCAGGTCGCTGCCCCTGCGCCAGGAGCAGGTGACGCTAAGCGGCCATGCCATGCAGGTGCGGCTGTACGCCGAGGACCCGGCGGCGGATTTTCTGCCCCAGACCGGGCGGCTGATCGGTTGGGAGCCGCCCTCGCAGGACGGCGTGCGAATCGACCATGGCCTGCTGGAGGGCCAAGCCATCACCCCGTTTTACGACTCGATGCTGGGCAAGCTCATCGTCCACGGCGCCACTCGCGAGGAGGCCCGACGCAAATTGTTGCGAGCGGTGGAAGATTGCGTCCTGCTTGGCGTCCAGAGCAACCAGCGGCTGCTCACCGGGTTGCTGGCACATCCGCGGTTCATCGACGGTGACTTCGGCAACGGATTCATCGGGCAACACTTTGCCGATCATGCGGCGCTCCGGCCCCTTGAGCCTTCTGCCGAACAACTCGCCATCGCCACGGCGGCGTTTTATCAGGCTTCGCAGGCGCGACATGCTCAGGGCCTGGGCGGATGGCGCAACAGCATCGGCGTGGTGCTGCATTACCGGATCGGTGTCGGGGAGCACGACTGGACGCTGAGCCTGGTGGCCGAAGCCGACGGCACATTCAATATCCGCAGTGCCGGGCGCTTGATCGAACTGAGGTTGCTCGACGCTGCCCCCCATGGCGCAACGCTGGTGATCGATGGGATTCGCCGGCGGCATGCGTGGCGCCTCGATGGCAACGATCTCTGGCTGTTCACCTGCCCTGGCGGCCTGCACCTGCAAGATCGGACCCTGGCCCCCATCGCCGCCAAGACCAGCGCCAGCGACGGCACGCTCAAGGCGCCAATGGACGGCGCCATTGTCGAGCTGCGGGTCCGCGAAGGCAGCACCGTGCACCAAGGCCAGTTGCTCATGGTGCTTGAGGCCATGAAAATGGAGCACCCACTCAAGGCCGGCGTCGACGGCGTGGTCACGCATTTGCAGGTCGCGCGGGGTGACCAGGTGAAAAAACGCCAGGTTTTGTTGCGCGTTGAAACGGCCCACTAG
- a CDS encoding exonuclease domain-containing protein — protein sequence MPHWLVIDLEATTDEGGWPVTEMEIIEIGATLVNRDGREVDHFQRFVRPLRRPLLTPFCRELTHITQANIDSAAPLTEVWPVFERWLAPYQSKLESWVSWGDYDRKQLLQEWQHQQLHSVLGQVPHMNLKQRFAKARRLERPLGLNGALQLAGLQFCGQQHRALEDARNTARLLPLVLPG from the coding sequence ATGCCTCACTGGCTGGTGATTGATCTGGAGGCCACCACCGATGAAGGTGGCTGGCCGGTAACCGAAATGGAAATTATCGAAATCGGCGCCACGCTGGTGAATCGTGACGGCCGCGAAGTGGATCATTTCCAGCGCTTCGTGCGGCCCCTGAGGCGACCGCTGCTGACGCCCTTCTGTCGCGAACTGACCCACATCACCCAGGCCAATATCGACAGTGCCGCACCCTTGACCGAGGTCTGGCCGGTGTTCGAGCGCTGGCTGGCGCCGTATCAGTCGAAGCTGGAAAGCTGGGTCAGTTGGGGCGATTACGACCGCAAGCAACTGCTTCAGGAATGGCAGCACCAGCAATTGCACAGTGTCCTCGGCCAGGTGCCGCACATGAACCTCAAGCAACGCTTCGCCAAGGCCCGTCGACTGGAGCGACCGCTGGGGCTCAATGGCGCGCTGCAACTGGCGGGCCTGCAATTCTGCGGTCAACAGCACCGAGCGCTGGAAGATGCCCGCAACACCGCGCGGTTGTTGCCGCTGGTGCTTCCGGGTTGA
- a CDS encoding pyrimidine/purine nucleoside phosphorylase, giving the protein MFKVNEYFDGTVKSIAFGTAEGPATIGVMAPGEYEFGTAQREIMHVVSGALTVKLPDSTDWETFAAGSQFNVPANSKFQLKVAVDTAYLCEYRG; this is encoded by the coding sequence ATGTTTAAAGTCAACGAGTACTTCGACGGCACCGTCAAGTCGATCGCTTTTGGCACTGCCGAAGGCCCTGCGACCATCGGCGTCATGGCACCGGGCGAATATGAGTTCGGCACGGCCCAACGGGAAATCATGCACGTGGTCTCCGGCGCCCTGACCGTGAAGCTGCCTGACAGCACCGACTGGGAAACCTTCGCGGCCGGCAGCCAGTTCAATGTTCCGGCCAACAGCAAATTCCAGCTCAAAGTGGCCGTCGACACCGCTTACCTGTGTGAATACCGCGGCTGA
- a CDS encoding MOSC domain-containing protein gives MLRLSALFRYPLKSGKGEPLQGIGLDKLGLDGDRRWMLVDEGTGRFLTQRAVAKMSQLSALWNESGGLTLSAPGHGAIDVPLPPVVEEQRRGVIIWRDTLRVPDAGDEAAAWVSEFIGNPTRLVHVPVDLARTTAAGYGKDDDKVAFADGFPLLLIGQASLQDLSSRVGRSLEMLRFRPNLVVEGSEAFAEDGWKRIRIGEVEFRLVKPCSRCIMTTVDPQTGERDPNREPFATLQQYRSTPDGAMFGQNLVNDSNGRLEVGMPVEVLE, from the coding sequence ATGTTGCGGCTGAGCGCGCTGTTTCGGTATCCGTTGAAGTCCGGCAAGGGCGAGCCCTTGCAAGGGATCGGCCTGGACAAGCTCGGGCTGGACGGTGACCGGCGCTGGATGCTGGTGGATGAGGGCACGGGGCGTTTCCTGACCCAGCGAGCCGTGGCGAAGATGAGCCAGCTCTCAGCCTTGTGGAACGAATCGGGCGGCCTGACGCTCAGCGCGCCGGGCCATGGCGCCATCGACGTGCCGCTGCCGCCAGTGGTGGAGGAACAGCGGCGCGGGGTGATTATCTGGCGTGACACCTTGCGTGTGCCGGATGCCGGTGACGAGGCCGCGGCCTGGGTCAGCGAATTCATCGGCAATCCTACCCGCCTGGTGCATGTGCCGGTGGATCTGGCGCGTACCACCGCCGCCGGTTATGGCAAGGATGACGATAAGGTTGCCTTCGCCGATGGTTTTCCCCTGCTGCTGATTGGCCAGGCGTCCTTGCAGGATCTGTCGAGTCGGGTCGGTCGTTCGCTGGAAATGTTGCGCTTTCGCCCCAACCTGGTGGTCGAGGGCAGCGAGGCGTTTGCCGAGGACGGCTGGAAGCGCATTCGTATCGGCGAGGTTGAGTTCCGGCTGGTCAAGCCATGCTCACGTTGCATCATGACCACGGTCGATCCGCAAACCGGCGAACGCGATCCGAATCGCGAACCCTTTGCCACGTTGCAGCAGTACCGTTCGACACCGGACGGTGCGATGTTCGGTCAGAATCTGGTCAACGACAGCAACGGTCGGCTTGAAGTTGGCATGCCGGTTGAAGTGCTCGAATAA
- a CDS encoding chemotaxis protein CheV, translating into MAGILDTVDQRTQLVGENRLEILMFRLAGRQLFAINVFKVQEVLQLPKLTLMPQRHAFVCGVVNLRGQTLPVIDLSQAIGMRPLVPGPNSTIIVTEYNRSVQAFLVGGVDRIVNMNWEAILPPPTSAGREHYLTAISKVDDQLVEIIDVEKVLAEIVPYNAKVSRDKLEDPVLERARGREVLLVDDSNVALSQLRDTLGQLGVKMHIASDGLKALNMLKAWADTGEVMTDKLLMIFTDAEMPEMDGYRLTTEIRNDPRLRGLYVVLHTSLSGSFNDSMVKKVGCDNFLSKFQPDKLVDVVRQRLMLD; encoded by the coding sequence ATGGCCGGCATTCTCGACACAGTAGATCAACGAACCCAACTGGTGGGTGAGAATCGCCTGGAAATTCTCATGTTTCGCTTGGCGGGTCGACAGTTGTTCGCCATTAACGTGTTCAAGGTCCAGGAAGTGCTGCAGTTGCCGAAGCTGACCCTGATGCCGCAGCGTCACGCGTTCGTGTGCGGCGTGGTCAATCTGCGCGGCCAGACGTTGCCGGTGATCGACCTGTCCCAGGCCATTGGCATGCGTCCTTTGGTGCCGGGCCCCAACAGCACCATTATCGTGACTGAATACAACCGCTCGGTTCAGGCATTCCTGGTGGGCGGCGTCGACCGCATCGTCAACATGAACTGGGAAGCCATCCTGCCACCGCCGACCAGCGCTGGCCGTGAGCACTACCTGACGGCCATCAGCAAGGTGGACGATCAGTTGGTGGAAATCATCGACGTGGAAAAAGTCCTGGCCGAAATCGTGCCGTACAACGCCAAGGTCTCCCGGGACAAGCTCGAAGATCCGGTGCTGGAGCGCGCCCGTGGTCGCGAAGTGTTGCTGGTGGACGACTCCAACGTCGCGCTCTCGCAACTGCGCGATACCCTGGGGCAACTGGGCGTGAAAATGCACATCGCCAGCGACGGCCTCAAAGCCCTGAACATGCTCAAGGCTTGGGCCGATACCGGCGAGGTGATGACCGATAAATTGCTGATGATCTTCACTGACGCGGAAATGCCCGAAATGGACGGCTACCGGCTGACCACCGAAATCCGCAACGACCCTCGCTTGCGTGGGCTCTATGTCGTACTGCACACCTCGCTGTCCGGCAGCTTCAACGATTCGATGGTCAAGAAGGTCGGTTGCGACAACTTCCTCTCCAAATTCCAGCCGGACAAGCTGGTCGATGTAGTGCGCCAGCGGCTGATGCTCGACTGA
- a CDS encoding sensor histidine kinase → MYASLKSFITWPPSRENARRFTLLLCICSTLGCLLAYLFAYTVPLSLLVLNVAAMTCVAIHHRLSRKSIKFQPQELADRLLEVQENERHRLSRELHDDIGQLLTAAKLQGEWLKRRMPEELQGQCALLCETLDETLNKVRDVSAILNPRQLASLGLEASLRAHLLKTLANAPVKWSLDCQQRMAGIPEEMSVAVFRITQEAVTNILRHARATNLLVRLQRLPDGLSLLISDDGQGFVPATHPAREGQRGMAGMSERVEQLGGTLKVISEAGKGTHIEARFPWAPRALERASKNKVLL, encoded by the coding sequence ATGTACGCCAGCCTCAAGTCATTCATCACCTGGCCTCCCTCCCGAGAAAACGCCCGTCGCTTCACATTATTATTGTGTATCTGCTCGACCCTCGGCTGCCTGCTGGCCTACCTGTTCGCCTACACGGTGCCGTTGAGCCTGCTGGTACTGAATGTCGCGGCCATGACCTGTGTGGCGATCCACCATCGATTGTCACGCAAATCCATCAAGTTCCAGCCTCAGGAACTGGCCGACCGGTTGCTTGAGGTCCAGGAAAACGAGCGCCATCGCCTCAGCCGCGAATTGCACGACGACATTGGCCAGTTGCTGACCGCAGCGAAGCTGCAAGGCGAATGGCTCAAGCGGCGGATGCCGGAAGAACTGCAAGGCCAATGCGCGCTACTCTGCGAGACCCTGGACGAAACCCTCAACAAGGTTCGCGACGTATCGGCGATCCTCAACCCCCGGCAACTGGCCAGCCTCGGACTGGAAGCCAGCCTGCGGGCGCACCTGCTCAAGACGCTGGCCAATGCCCCGGTGAAGTGGAGCCTCGATTGCCAACAGCGCATGGCAGGCATCCCGGAGGAAATGTCGGTCGCGGTGTTCCGGATCACCCAGGAAGCGGTCACCAACATCTTGCGTCATGCCCGGGCGACGAATCTGCTGGTACGCTTGCAACGCCTGCCTGACGGCCTGAGCCTGCTGATCAGCGACGATGGCCAGGGATTTGTCCCGGCCACCCACCCCGCTCGCGAAGGCCAACGGGGCATGGCCGGCATGTCGGAGCGGGTCGAACAGTTGGGCGGCACCCTCAAGGTCATCAGCGAGGCCGGCAAGGGCACGCACATCGAAGCACGCTTTCCCTGGGCGCCGCGAGCCCTGGAACGAGCCAGTAAGAATAAGGTTCTCCTTTGA
- a CDS encoding response regulator: MICNLLLVDDHSLIRAGVRALVMDIPGYAVIGEASDGTRLVELVERLNPDIVLLDISMKDTCGLDALQQLKRVRPHSKVLILSMHTDPALIMQALESGAHGYLLKDTTANELKHALEALRNNERYLSPAIAHTVINQALTRVQKHQSDPARTHNLTARQLEILRLIVRGKSTREIANGLNLSIKTVETHRAQIMKRLQIHDVAGLVLFAVREQIISLDD, from the coding sequence TTGATTTGTAATTTGCTCCTGGTCGATGACCACTCCCTGATCAGGGCCGGCGTGCGCGCGCTGGTCATGGATATCCCGGGCTATGCCGTCATTGGTGAAGCCAGCGATGGCACGCGATTGGTCGAACTGGTCGAACGGTTGAACCCCGATATCGTGCTGCTGGACATTTCCATGAAGGACACCTGCGGCCTGGACGCCTTGCAACAGCTCAAGCGGGTGCGTCCCCACAGCAAGGTGCTGATCCTGTCCATGCATACGGATCCGGCGCTGATCATGCAGGCGCTGGAATCCGGAGCCCATGGCTATTTGCTCAAGGACACCACCGCCAATGAGCTGAAACACGCCTTGGAGGCGCTGCGCAACAACGAACGCTACCTGAGCCCGGCCATCGCCCATACCGTGATCAACCAGGCGCTGACCCGCGTCCAGAAGCATCAGTCGGACCCCGCCCGGACTCATAACCTGACGGCACGCCAGCTGGAAATACTGCGGCTGATCGTGCGCGGCAAGTCCACCCGGGAAATAGCCAACGGCCTGAACCTGAGCATCAAGACCGTGGAAACCCACCGGGCGCAAATCATGAAGCGCCTGCAGATCCATGACGTGGCCGGCCTTGTGCTGTTCGCGGTTCGCGAACAGATCATCAGCCTGGACGATTGA
- the yegS gene encoding lipid kinase YegS produces the protein MSKGKALLILHGKQALNEEVRTAVMLKREQGWDLAVRLTWEAGDAQRCVDEALQAGYTRLIAGGGDGTLRDIAEAIVLHASEASLVLLPLGTANDFARAAGVPLEPAQALDLLDVAPQAVDVGDVCGRIFLNMATGGFGSQVTANTSEDLKKVLGGAAYLFTGLSRFSELSAAYGELQGPDFHWQGDLLALGIGNGRQAGGGHVLCPQALADDGLLDISILPAPQEVVSTLKDLLAGGLGIDNMFVRARLPWVEIKVAQGLDINLDGEPLQVDALRFTVRPKALNVHLPSDSPLLGGATALNRPG, from the coding sequence ATGAGCAAAGGCAAGGCGCTGTTGATTTTGCATGGCAAGCAAGCGCTCAACGAAGAGGTTCGCACGGCAGTGATGCTCAAGCGCGAGCAGGGCTGGGACCTGGCGGTACGGTTGACCTGGGAGGCCGGTGATGCCCAACGATGCGTCGATGAGGCGCTGCAGGCCGGTTATACGCGACTGATCGCCGGCGGCGGTGATGGGACCTTGCGTGATATCGCCGAAGCGATCGTCCTCCATGCGAGTGAAGCCAGCCTGGTACTGCTGCCGCTGGGCACTGCCAACGATTTCGCCCGGGCGGCTGGCGTTCCGTTGGAGCCTGCGCAGGCCCTGGATTTGCTCGACGTTGCGCCGCAGGCCGTGGATGTGGGGGACGTCTGCGGTCGGATTTTCCTGAACATGGCCACCGGCGGTTTTGGCAGCCAGGTGACGGCGAACACTTCCGAGGATCTCAAGAAAGTCCTGGGAGGCGCGGCCTACCTGTTCACCGGCCTGTCGCGATTCAGTGAGCTGAGTGCCGCCTATGGTGAGTTGCAGGGCCCCGATTTCCACTGGCAGGGCGATTTGCTCGCGCTGGGCATCGGCAATGGCCGCCAGGCGGGGGGTGGCCACGTGCTGTGCCCGCAGGCGTTGGCCGATGATGGGTTGCTGGACATCAGCATCTTGCCGGCGCCTCAGGAGGTGGTCAGTACGTTGAAGGACTTGCTGGCGGGTGGCCTGGGCATCGACAACATGTTTGTCCGCGCGCGCTTGCCATGGGTGGAGATCAAGGTCGCGCAAGGCCTGGATATCAATCTCGATGGCGAGCCGTTGCAGGTAGACGCCCTGCGTTTCACTGTCCGCCCAAAAGCACTGAACGTGCACCTGCCGTCCGATTCGCCGCTGTTGGGTGGCGCGACGGCGCTCAATCGTCCAGGCTGA
- a CDS encoding molybdopterin molybdotransferase MoeA has translation MAVEVALERLLEMAAATPIVQREHLPLAAALGRVLAEDLVSTLDLPPWPNSAMDGYALRLADWSGEPLTVSQRIFAGQAPEPLAVGTCARIFTGAPVPAGADCVEMQENAVVEDDQRVRFTEPMVSGQNIRPQGQETTVGEQVLSAGTRLGPIELGLAASLGCASLEVVRKVRVAVLSTGDELVEPGQALGPGQIYNSNRVLLCGWLQCMGCEVIDAGILPDDLSATRERLARLSDVDLILSTGGVSVGEADFLGIALREDGELALWKLAIKPGKPLTFGHYRGVPVIGLPGNPASTLVTFALLARPYLLRRQGVKSVAPLMFKVPAGFAWPKAGSRREYLRGRMENGRAIIYRNQSSGVLRSAAWAEGLVEVLEGRTLVEGDEVGFIPLSEVLG, from the coding sequence ATGGCTGTTGAGGTCGCGTTGGAGCGACTGCTCGAGATGGCGGCGGCCACGCCGATTGTCCAGCGCGAGCATTTGCCTTTGGCCGCGGCGCTAGGGCGAGTGCTCGCCGAGGATCTGGTGTCGACCCTTGATTTGCCGCCATGGCCCAACAGTGCTATGGACGGCTATGCCTTGCGGTTGGCTGACTGGAGCGGCGAGCCGCTGACGGTCAGCCAGCGGATTTTTGCCGGGCAGGCCCCGGAGCCGCTGGCGGTTGGCACGTGTGCGCGGATCTTCACTGGGGCGCCAGTCCCTGCTGGCGCCGATTGCGTCGAGATGCAGGAAAATGCCGTGGTTGAAGACGACCAGCGGGTGCGGTTTACCGAGCCCATGGTCAGCGGGCAGAACATTCGCCCCCAGGGACAGGAGACCACCGTCGGCGAGCAGGTGCTTTCTGCCGGTACGCGCCTGGGGCCGATCGAGCTGGGGCTGGCAGCCTCCTTGGGCTGTGCCTCGCTGGAAGTGGTGCGCAAAGTTCGCGTCGCAGTCCTGTCCACGGGGGATGAGCTGGTCGAGCCCGGTCAGGCGTTGGGCCCAGGCCAGATCTATAACAGCAACCGCGTGCTGCTGTGTGGCTGGCTGCAATGCATGGGTTGTGAAGTGATTGACGCGGGTATCTTGCCCGACGATTTATCGGCCACCCGCGAGCGCCTGGCACGGTTGTCTGATGTCGATCTGATCCTGTCCACCGGTGGAGTATCGGTGGGGGAGGCGGATTTCCTGGGCATCGCCTTGCGCGAGGACGGCGAGCTGGCGCTATGGAAACTCGCCATCAAGCCGGGTAAGCCGCTGACGTTCGGGCATTACCGTGGGGTGCCGGTCATAGGCCTGCCTGGAAACCCTGCCTCGACCCTCGTGACTTTCGCACTGCTGGCACGGCCCTACCTGCTAAGACGCCAGGGCGTTAAGTCGGTGGCGCCGCTCATGTTCAAGGTGCCGGCCGGTTTCGCCTGGCCGAAGGCTGGCAGTCGACGAGAATACTTGCGAGGCCGCATGGAGAATGGTCGAGCGATCATCTACCGGAATCAAAGCTCGGGTGTCCTTCGCAGCGCCGCCTGGGCCGAAGGGTTGGTCGAAGTGCTCGAGGGACGGACGCTGGTGGAGGGCGATGAGGTGGGTTTCATTCCCTTGAGCGAAGTCCTGGGTTAG
- the moaB gene encoding molybdenum cofactor biosynthesis protein B, whose protein sequence is MKAKADVPFVPLNIAVLTVSDTRTLETDTSGQVFVDRLTAAGHNLAQRVLLKDDLYKIRAQVATWIAEDVVQVVLITGGTGFTGRDSTPEAVTCLLDKQVDGFGELFRQISVADIGTSTVQSRALAGLANGTLVCCLPGSTNAVRTGWDGILAEQLDVRHRPCNFVAHLKQAAPCESRG, encoded by the coding sequence ATGAAAGCCAAGGCTGATGTACCTTTTGTGCCGCTCAATATCGCGGTGCTGACTGTCAGTGATACTCGTACCCTGGAAACCGATACGTCCGGGCAGGTCTTCGTCGATCGGCTCACGGCGGCCGGCCACAACCTGGCGCAGCGGGTCCTGCTCAAAGATGATTTGTACAAGATCCGTGCGCAAGTCGCGACCTGGATTGCCGAAGACGTGGTGCAGGTGGTGCTGATCACTGGCGGCACCGGTTTCACGGGACGTGACAGCACGCCGGAAGCCGTCACGTGCCTGCTGGACAAGCAGGTCGATGGCTTTGGCGAGTTGTTTCGACAGATATCCGTGGCCGACATCGGCACTTCCACCGTGCAGTCCCGCGCGCTGGCAGGCCTGGCCAATGGCACGCTAGTGTGTTGCCTGCCGGGTTCGACCAACGCGGTGCGTACCGGATGGGATGGCATCCTGGCCGAACAGCTGGATGTGCGGCATCGGCCGTGCAACTTCGTGGCTCATTTGAAACAGGCAGCGCCTTGTGAATCCCGTGGGTAA
- the mobA gene encoding molybdenum cofactor guanylyltransferase MobA gives MTSITPLPSCSILLLAGGRGQRMGGQDKGLVQWQGEPLIAHIHRQTRALSDDLIISCNRNAQRYAPYADQLVHDEQGDFPGPLAGIRAGLKAARHPYLLVLPCDVPQIDAGLLDNMRRTASQHPGQPLMVRHGEHWEPLLCVIPLALAASFEKAWSDGERSPGRVMRALHAVALQCPADDPRLANLNTPELLARHKGVSD, from the coding sequence ATGACCTCGATTACGCCGCTGCCATCCTGCTCCATTCTGCTCTTGGCGGGTGGCCGCGGGCAACGCATGGGCGGTCAGGACAAAGGCCTGGTGCAGTGGCAAGGCGAACCGCTGATTGCCCATATCCATCGCCAGACCCGCGCCCTGAGCGATGACCTGATCATTTCCTGCAACCGTAATGCGCAACGTTATGCACCCTATGCCGATCAGTTGGTGCATGACGAGCAAGGCGACTTTCCCGGGCCATTGGCGGGCATCCGGGCAGGTCTCAAGGCTGCGAGGCACCCGTATTTGCTGGTGCTGCCGTGCGACGTGCCGCAGATCGACGCAGGCCTGCTCGACAACATGCGCAGGACGGCCAGCCAGCACCCCGGCCAGCCATTGATGGTGCGGCACGGCGAGCATTGGGAACCGCTGCTGTGTGTCATCCCGTTGGCCCTGGCAGCGAGCTTCGAAAAAGCCTGGAGCGACGGCGAACGCAGCCCCGGTCGGGTTATGCGCGCGTTGCACGCCGTTGCCTTGCAATGCCCTGCCGACGACCCACGGCTGGCCAATCTGAACACCCCAGAGTTACTGGCCCGACATAAAGGCGTGTCAGATTGA